In Triticum urartu cultivar G1812 chromosome 6, Tu2.1, whole genome shotgun sequence, the following proteins share a genomic window:
- the LOC125516214 gene encoding leucoanthocyanidin dioxygenase 1-like, with the protein MARVEALSMSGATTIPAEYVRPQEERQGLGDAYAEAAACWSAAGSPRIPIVDVAAFDAADPASPASLAVVDAVRAAAEDWGVMHLAGHGIPEDLIDALRGAGTGFFRMPIEDKEAYANDPAAGRLEGYGSRLAGSAGEDGKREWEDYLLHMLHPDTRADHALWPAYPPEYVPVTKSFGEHVSALSSRLLAILSLGLGVQAGTLERRLRLTSGEAQVEDDLLLKLKINYYPRCPQPELAVGVEAHTDVSALSFILTNGVPGLQVLRPGDGQTWVTARDEPGTLVVHVGDALEILSNGRYTSVLHRVLVNRQAVRVSWVVFAQPPPDSVLLRPMPELVQGDGAETPRFEPRTFRQQLERKVLKKTNDQQED; encoded by the coding sequence ATGGCGCGGGTGGAGGCGCTGAGCATGAGCGGCGCGACGACGATCCCGGCGGAGTACGTGCGGCCGCAGGAGGAGCgccagggcctgggcgacgcctacGCCGAGGCGGCGGCCTGCTGGTCCGCGGCGGGCTCCCCTCGAATCCCCATCGTCGACGTGGCCGCCTTCGACGCCGCGGACCCGGCCTCCCCAGCGAGCCTTGCCGTCGTTGACGCCGTGCGCGCCGCCGCGGAGGACTGGGGCGTCATGCACCTGGCCGGTCACGGCATCCCGGAGGATCTCATCGATGCACTGCGCGGCGCCGGCACGGGGTTCTTCCGCATGCCGATCGAGGACAAGGAGGCCTACGCCAACGACCCGGCGGCGGGGAGGTTGGAGGGGTACGGCAGCCGGCTCGCCGGATCCGCCGGCGAGGACGGGAAGAGGGAGTGGGAGGACTACCTGTTGCACATGCTCCACCCCGACACCCGCGCCGACCACGCGCTCTGGCCGGCATACCCGCCCGAGTACGTGCCCGTCACCAAGAGCTTCGGGGAGCACGTGAGCGCGCTCTCGTCCCGGCTCCTCGCCATCCTCTCCCTCGGGCTCGGCGTCCAGGCCGGCACCCTCGAGCGCCGCCTCCGCCTCACCTCCGGCGAGGCCCAGGTGGAGGACGACCTGCTGCTGAAGCTCAAGATCAACTACTACCCGCGGTGCCCGCAGCCGGAGCTGGCCGTGGGCGTGGAGGCGCACACCGACGTGTCCGCGCTCTCCTTCATCCTCACCAACGGCGTGCCGGGCCTGCAGGTCCTCCGTCCCGGCGACGGCCAGACCTGGGTCACCGCGCGTGACGAGCCGGGCACGCTCGTGGTCCACGTCGGCGACGCGCTGGAGATCCTCAGCAACGGGCGCTACACCAGCGTGCTCCACCGCGTGCTCGTCAACCGGCAGGCCGTGCGAGTCTCCTGGGTCGTCTTCGCCCAGCCGCCGCCCGACTCCGTGCTGCTGCGCCCGATGCCGGAGCTCGTCCAAGGGGATGGCGCCGAGACGCCGCGCTTCGAGCCGCGCACCTTCAGGCAGCAGCTCGAGCGCAAGGTCCTCAAGAAGACGAATGATCAACAAGAGGACTAG